The Desulfoscipio gibsoniae DSM 7213 genome contains a region encoding:
- the iorA gene encoding indolepyruvate ferredoxin oxidoreductase subunit alpha, giving the protein MKELLSGNAAIARGAYEFGVTLAAGYPGTPSTEILENLSRYEGIYSEWAPNEKVALEVAIGAAMAGARTLVTMKHVGVNVAADPLFTVAYTGVNGGLVLVSADDPGMHSSQNEQDNRYYAKSAKVAMLEPSDSQEAKDMVCLGLAISEQYDIPVMLRTTTRVSHSQSMVEMGEPVAREIKPYSKDVKKNLMVPAFGRLRRVSLADRMARLAEYSESTPVNFIVPGNDKVGVITSGISCQLVKEVLPDASVLKLGMTNPLPVGLIKKFAAQVEKLFVVEELEPYLEEQIRMLGIKVTGKEIFPYSGEFSQGLLRTCFASAGVLPAQPKFEDPAKGLPQAPPRPPVLCAGCPHRGVFYTLRRLKLTVTGDIGCYTLGGLPPLEGIDACVCMGASIGMAHGIDKAVPELKGRTVAVIGDSTFLHSGITGLLNAVYNNSDSTVIILDNRTTAMTGHQDHPATGRNLMGQEAPEVDITMLCRSLGVKRVEVVDPLDISRLQEVIKAETAAPGPSVIIARRPCALLKREVKPAVTVDQEKCTGCKTCLKLSCPAISVIENKALVSADACVGCNLCVQVCKTGAMQRGQADA; this is encoded by the coding sequence TTGAAAGAATTGCTTTCAGGCAACGCCGCCATAGCCAGAGGCGCTTATGAATTTGGTGTTACCCTGGCTGCGGGTTATCCAGGTACACCCAGTACCGAAATTTTGGAGAACCTTTCCCGTTATGAAGGGATCTATAGCGAATGGGCACCCAATGAAAAGGTCGCCCTGGAAGTAGCTATCGGCGCCGCAATGGCAGGTGCCCGAACGCTGGTGACTATGAAGCACGTGGGCGTTAACGTGGCTGCCGACCCGCTGTTCACCGTGGCTTATACCGGCGTCAACGGGGGATTGGTGTTGGTTTCGGCCGATGATCCAGGTATGCACAGTTCCCAAAACGAACAGGACAACCGTTATTACGCCAAATCTGCCAAAGTGGCCATGCTGGAACCTTCAGACAGCCAGGAGGCCAAGGACATGGTGTGTCTTGGCCTGGCTATTAGCGAACAGTATGATATTCCCGTGATGCTGCGCACCACTACCCGGGTATCACATTCGCAGAGTATGGTGGAAATGGGTGAGCCGGTGGCTCGAGAAATTAAGCCATACAGCAAAGATGTCAAGAAAAACCTTATGGTACCCGCCTTCGGTCGCCTGCGCCGGGTCAGCTTGGCGGACAGAATGGCCAGGCTGGCGGAATATAGCGAAAGCACGCCGGTGAACTTTATTGTCCCGGGCAATGATAAGGTTGGTGTAATCACCAGCGGCATCAGCTGTCAACTGGTTAAGGAAGTACTGCCCGATGCATCAGTGCTTAAACTGGGTATGACTAATCCCCTGCCTGTTGGGCTTATTAAAAAGTTTGCCGCCCAGGTGGAAAAGCTTTTCGTGGTTGAAGAATTGGAACCCTACCTGGAAGAGCAAATCCGTATGCTGGGTATCAAAGTGACCGGTAAAGAGATATTCCCGTACAGTGGCGAATTCAGCCAGGGTCTGTTGCGTACCTGTTTTGCGTCAGCAGGGGTGCTGCCGGCACAACCCAAGTTTGAAGATCCGGCCAAGGGTTTGCCCCAGGCGCCGCCCCGTCCGCCGGTGCTGTGCGCGGGCTGCCCGCACCGCGGTGTCTTTTATACCCTGCGCCGGCTTAAACTAACCGTAACAGGTGACATAGGCTGTTATACACTGGGCGGGCTGCCACCCCTGGAAGGGATTGATGCCTGTGTATGCATGGGTGCCAGCATAGGTATGGCCCACGGCATTGACAAAGCAGTGCCGGAGCTAAAGGGGCGCACCGTTGCTGTAATTGGCGACTCAACTTTTTTGCATTCAGGTATTACCGGACTGCTCAATGCAGTTTATAACAACAGCGACAGTACCGTAATTATTCTGGACAATCGCACCACCGCCATGACGGGGCACCAGGACCACCCGGCCACAGGCCGCAACCTCATGGGCCAGGAAGCACCCGAGGTGGATATAACTATGCTATGCCGGTCACTGGGGGTAAAAAGGGTGGAAGTGGTTGATCCCTTGGATATATCCCGGCTGCAGGAAGTAATTAAGGCTGAAACGGCTGCACCCGGCCCGTCGGTAATTATTGCCCGGCGTCCTTGTGCCCTCCTCAAGCGGGAGGTAAAACCGGCCGTTACGGTGGATCAGGAAAAGTGCACCGGTTGTAAAACCTGCTTGAAACTGAGCTGCCCGGCTATTTCGGTAATTGAAAATAAGGCTTTGGTGAGTGCAGACGCCTGTGTGGGCTGTAATTTGTGTGTACAAGTATGTAAAACCGGAGCTATGCAAAGGGGGCAGGCCGATGCTTAA
- a CDS encoding sodium:solute symporter family protein: MFKYALVGFFVAVLLFNGLVAMRRTRTVNDFFLGGRSVGPWLSAFSFGTAYFSAVIIIGYAGKVGWGFGISGLWIVLGNTLVGSLLAWIILARRTRAMTIKLNTMTMPEFLEARYQSRGMKIFSALVIFIFLVPYSASVYMGLSYLFNQIFGIPYLYAAVFMCLLTALYLVMGGYRAMAMTDFVQGIIMILGVGMLVYFVLSAPQVNGIFEGVHRLAQIEPGLVAPVGPSGWLPLASLVVLTSLGTWGLPQMVQKFYAIKSAEAIRPATVVATVFALIITFGAYFTGSLTRLFFNELPLDPSTGKATPDMLMPILIDTVLPEVVAALILLMVLSASMSTLASLVLVSSSSIAIDLYKTVAPDKAERNGVAVMRLMCLLFIALSLLLALAKPAIILSLMAISWGTVAGVFLAPYLYGLFWRRVTCSGAWAGIVTGLLISVGCSFYYKLDAGIIPLIGSIAMLIPLLVVPMVSVFTQPLPAGHINYIFGPSSRTAPDRVSRTPGTLTPKS; this comes from the coding sequence ATGTTTAAGTATGCCCTGGTGGGCTTTTTTGTGGCAGTTTTGCTGTTTAACGGCTTAGTGGCCATGCGCAGGACCCGTACTGTAAACGACTTTTTCCTGGGCGGTCGTTCAGTGGGCCCGTGGCTTTCCGCGTTTAGTTTTGGCACCGCGTATTTTTCGGCCGTTATTATAATTGGTTATGCGGGTAAGGTAGGATGGGGTTTTGGGATATCCGGGCTTTGGATAGTGCTCGGCAATACTCTGGTGGGCAGTTTGCTGGCCTGGATCATCTTGGCCCGGCGAACGAGAGCAATGACCATCAAGCTCAACACCATGACCATGCCCGAGTTTCTGGAAGCCCGGTATCAGAGCCGGGGTATGAAAATTTTTTCCGCCCTGGTTATTTTTATTTTTTTGGTCCCTTATTCGGCATCGGTCTACATGGGGCTGAGTTACCTGTTTAACCAAATATTTGGTATACCCTACCTGTATGCCGCCGTGTTTATGTGCCTGCTTACTGCCCTGTACCTGGTGATGGGCGGCTACCGTGCAATGGCTATGACGGACTTTGTGCAGGGTATTATTATGATCCTGGGCGTAGGTATGCTGGTGTATTTTGTTTTATCTGCACCCCAGGTAAACGGTATTTTTGAAGGTGTGCACAGGCTGGCTCAAATAGAACCGGGTCTTGTTGCCCCGGTTGGTCCCTCCGGTTGGCTGCCCCTGGCCTCACTGGTGGTGCTTACCAGCCTGGGAACATGGGGATTGCCCCAGATGGTGCAGAAATTTTACGCTATTAAAAGCGCTGAGGCTATCCGGCCCGCCACTGTAGTGGCCACAGTATTTGCGCTGATTATCACCTTTGGGGCCTATTTTACCGGCTCCTTGACACGACTGTTTTTCAATGAATTGCCGCTGGACCCATCCACCGGTAAGGCGACCCCGGATATGTTGATGCCTATATTAATAGATACTGTTTTGCCCGAGGTGGTTGCAGCGCTGATATTGCTGATGGTGTTGAGCGCCTCCATGAGCACGCTGGCCTCACTGGTGCTGGTATCCAGTTCGTCAATAGCCATAGATTTATATAAAACCGTAGCTCCGGATAAAGCCGAGCGCAATGGAGTAGCGGTGATGCGGTTAATGTGTCTTTTGTTTATCGCGTTGTCGCTGCTGCTGGCCCTGGCTAAACCAGCCATAATATTAAGTTTGATGGCCATATCCTGGGGTACCGTGGCCGGTGTGTTTTTGGCCCCGTACCTGTATGGGCTGTTTTGGCGTCGGGTTACCTGCAGCGGGGCCTGGGCGGGGATAGTCACCGGACTTTTAATATCGGTGGGATGCTCATTCTATTACAAGCTGGACGCGGGTATTATACCGCTGATTGGATCCATAGCCATGCTTATCCCCCTGCTGGTGGTACCTATGGTGAGTGTGTTTACGCAGCCGTTGCCTGCAGGGCATATAAATTATATATTTGGTCCTTCTTCCAGGACCGCACCGGACCGAGTGTCCCGGACACCCGGAACACTGACGCCAAAATCGTAG
- a CDS encoding aminotransferase class I/II-fold pyridoxal phosphate-dependent enzyme — protein MIQKNWSEKINPVVRNLPPSGIRKFFDLVAETKGVISLGVGEPDFVTPWHIREACIYSLEKGYTMYTSNWGLLELREAVAADLERTYNVKYNPRDEILITVGVSEALDLAMRVLLEPGDEVLIPEPSYVSYAPCTTLAGGVPVFMPTGLENGFRISADQVQASITPRTKVLLLCYPNNPTGAVMDREELLKIAEVAVHNDLMIISDEIYDRLTYIGQHTCISSLPGMRERTVLLNGFSKAYAMTGWRVGYAAGHPDVIGAMTKIHQYSMLCTPITAQMAALEALKNGRPGMRRMVEQYNRRRHLVVQSFRDMGLPCFEPGGAFYAFPQVTGTGLNCEEFAEELLKQEQVALVPGNAFGQSGEGFVRVSYAASLDDLSEAFRRMARFVRRHGVQPKVISAPVRISGGQSA, from the coding sequence ATGATACAAAAAAACTGGTCGGAAAAAATTAATCCGGTGGTACGTAATCTGCCACCCTCGGGTATTAGAAAATTTTTTGATTTGGTAGCTGAGACCAAGGGTGTAATTTCTCTAGGGGTGGGCGAGCCCGATTTTGTAACACCCTGGCATATCCGGGAGGCTTGTATTTACTCCTTGGAAAAAGGTTATACCATGTATACTTCCAACTGGGGCCTTTTGGAGTTACGGGAGGCCGTGGCTGCTGATTTGGAGCGCACCTATAATGTTAAATATAACCCCCGCGACGAGATTCTTATTACCGTGGGGGTTAGCGAAGCATTGGATCTGGCCATGCGTGTGCTGCTGGAGCCCGGGGATGAGGTGTTGATTCCCGAGCCATCCTATGTTTCCTATGCTCCCTGCACTACCCTGGCCGGTGGGGTGCCCGTGTTCATGCCCACCGGTCTGGAAAATGGGTTTCGCATTTCGGCAGATCAGGTGCAGGCTTCCATAACGCCCCGGACCAAAGTTTTGCTTTTATGTTACCCCAATAACCCCACCGGCGCTGTAATGGACCGGGAAGAACTGTTAAAAATTGCTGAAGTGGCGGTGCACAATGACCTGATGATTATTTCTGATGAAATATATGACCGGCTAACCTATATAGGCCAGCACACCTGTATATCATCACTGCCCGGTATGCGCGAACGAACCGTGCTTTTAAACGGTTTTAGCAAAGCTTATGCCATGACTGGCTGGCGGGTGGGATATGCTGCCGGTCACCCCGATGTTATTGGTGCTATGACTAAAATACACCAGTATTCCATGCTATGCACGCCCATTACCGCACAGATGGCCGCACTGGAGGCACTTAAAAACGGCCGGCCCGGTATGCGCCGCATGGTGGAACAATATAACCGCCGCCGCCACCTGGTGGTGCAATCCTTCCGGGATATGGGGTTGCCCTGCTTTGAACCGGGCGGAGCTTTTTACGCATTTCCCCAGGTGACTGGTACCGGGCTGAATTGTGAGGAATTTGCTGAGGAATTGCTCAAGCAGGAGCAGGTCGCTTTGGTGCCCGGCAATGCTTTTGGTCAATCAGGGGAGGGTTTTGTAAGGGTTTCCTACGCTGCATCCCTTGATGATCTTAGCGAAGCTTTCCGGCGCATGGCTCGTTTTGTGCGTCGCCACGGTGTGCAGCCAAAAGTAATTTCCGCACCGGTAAGAATTTCAGGCGGTCAAAGCGCTTAG
- a CDS encoding Lrp/AsnC family transcriptional regulator — MDDVTREILELLEDNAKLTPEEIAVMLDIDVAEVQSIIKELEDKKAILCYMTLINWEKVGEEKVNALIEVRITPQRDVGFDAVAERIYRFPEVRSMRLMSGTYDLAVFLEGRSMKEVSHFVSTKLATIEGVVSTTTHFVLKTYKQDGVIWEDGEEDRRLMISP; from the coding sequence ATGGATGATGTTACTAGGGAAATCTTAGAGTTGCTTGAGGATAATGCTAAATTAACGCCGGAAGAAATTGCTGTCATGCTTGATATTGACGTGGCTGAGGTGCAGAGCATTATCAAGGAACTGGAGGACAAAAAGGCTATCCTTTGTTATATGACACTGATTAACTGGGAAAAAGTGGGTGAGGAAAAGGTCAATGCACTTATTGAGGTGCGTATCACCCCTCAACGGGATGTTGGCTTCGATGCTGTTGCCGAACGTATCTACCGCTTTCCCGAAGTGCGCAGTATGCGCTTGATGAGTGGTACATATGATTTGGCAGTTTTTCTGGAAGGCCGCAGTATGAAGGAAGTATCACATTTTGTATCCACCAAACTGGCCACCATTGAAGGGGTGGTCAGCACCACCACGCATTTTGTCCTAAAAACCTATAAGCAGGATGGGGTTATATGGGAAGACGGTGAGGAAGACAGGAGGTTGATGATTTCACCATGA
- the ypeB gene encoding germination protein YpeB, translating into MKKWFAALGVLAIAALAIGYWGYQEHNSKLALQTAVNNNYQRAFYNLADHVQTMEVLLGKSLVLAGPEKNVQFFDEIWQQSNQALDSLTQLPVGDAILGRTAKFITQLGDYSNTLARQVAEGKPLTREQWDTVNRLYEQSSSLNKELNKIHNSIADGTLNLYELAISSSNRLAREGQKLASGNFQTMDRQMQAYPTLIYDGPFSDHMEQGRARGVTGKNVTQAKARSIAMQYFDNPGDENVLAQVTGEVKGNIRAYRVEIARRQGGAVVGEPTVADVSVQGGHLIWMVTPRNVAEAVWSIDRARSRAEDYLRDHGYENTQISYHQRNDNTVTFNYALKQDDIIIYPDLVKVTVALDNGQVVAMDARGYLMSHHKRNLDKPKLTEREARVMVSERLKIDGTGRLAVIPVGVEKEILTWEFRGTQGGETYLVYINALTGDEENVLRLVNTDDGELTL; encoded by the coding sequence ATGAAAAAGTGGTTTGCCGCCCTTGGAGTATTAGCTATCGCCGCGCTGGCTATTGGCTACTGGGGTTATCAGGAGCATAACTCAAAACTCGCGTTGCAGACAGCTGTAAATAATAACTACCAGCGGGCATTTTATAATTTAGCAGACCATGTGCAGACCATGGAAGTTTTACTGGGTAAAAGTTTGGTGTTAGCCGGTCCGGAGAAGAACGTGCAATTTTTTGATGAAATCTGGCAGCAATCCAATCAGGCGCTGGATAGCCTGACCCAGCTTCCTGTAGGCGATGCTATACTTGGGCGGACAGCCAAATTTATTACCCAGCTGGGGGACTATTCAAATACGCTGGCCAGGCAGGTGGCCGAGGGCAAGCCGCTTACCCGGGAGCAGTGGGATACGGTGAACCGGCTTTATGAACAATCCTCAAGCCTGAATAAGGAGCTAAATAAAATTCATAACAGTATAGCGGACGGAACTTTAAATCTCTATGAACTGGCTATATCCAGTTCCAATCGCCTGGCCAGGGAAGGCCAAAAACTGGCCAGCGGAAACTTCCAAACCATGGACCGGCAGATGCAAGCCTACCCAACTCTTATATATGACGGTCCTTTCTCAGATCATATGGAACAAGGACGGGCCCGTGGTGTAACGGGTAAAAATGTTACCCAGGCTAAAGCTAGGTCTATTGCCATGCAATATTTTGATAATCCCGGGGACGAAAATGTGCTGGCCCAGGTAACCGGTGAAGTGAAAGGCAATATCCGGGCTTACCGGGTGGAGATAGCGCGGCGCCAGGGGGGAGCGGTAGTTGGCGAGCCTACTGTGGCGGATGTTTCCGTGCAGGGGGGGCACCTGATATGGATGGTTACTCCCCGAAACGTGGCCGAAGCGGTCTGGAGTATCGACAGGGCCCGGTCCAGGGCAGAAGATTACTTACGGGATCATGGGTATGAAAATACGCAAATCAGTTACCACCAGCGCAATGACAATACAGTTACTTTTAACTATGCGCTTAAGCAGGACGATATCATTATATATCCGGATTTAGTCAAAGTAACGGTGGCTCTGGATAATGGTCAGGTGGTAGCCATGGATGCCAGGGGTTACCTAATGTCACACCATAAACGCAACCTGGACAAGCCAAAGCTGACAGAGCGCGAGGCCCGCGTGATGGTCAGTGAAAGGCTGAAAATAGATGGAACGGGAAGACTGGCTGTCATCCCGGTGGGTGTGGAAAAAGAAATACTCACTTGGGAGTTCAGGGGCACTCAGGGTGGGGAGACCTATCTGGTGTATATCAACGCATTAACCGGTGATGAAGAAAATGTGCTCAGGCTGGTTAATACAGATGATGGTGAACTTACCCTGTAA
- the sleB gene encoding spore cortex-lytic enzyme has protein sequence MSTCGIVKKIKVAMLSTIIIISAALILLPSSAAQAQDKTLYWGSRGSEVTALQQKLKQWGYYHGFVDGSYGSATYQAVRDFQRKNGLRADGIVGANTRAALGMGGGQNKTVTGGADRKYVAPGFVETSRDIQLLARVIEGEAANEPYYGKLAVGAVILNRVKSSAFPNTLSGVVYQPHAFESVTNGQYARPLTNESLRAASQAMAGMDPTGGATFFWNPSKRVSPWIWTRNIITSIGRHIFAR, from the coding sequence TTGTCAACGTGTGGGATAGTAAAAAAAATTAAGGTTGCCATGTTAAGCACAATTATTATAATTTCTGCCGCCCTGATTTTGCTGCCAAGCAGTGCTGCCCAGGCTCAGGATAAAACACTTTATTGGGGCAGCCGGGGAAGTGAGGTGACTGCATTGCAGCAAAAACTTAAGCAGTGGGGCTATTATCATGGCTTCGTAGACGGTTCATACGGATCAGCTACCTATCAGGCTGTGCGTGACTTTCAGCGCAAAAACGGGTTGCGGGCCGACGGCATAGTGGGTGCTAACACCCGGGCCGCGCTGGGTATGGGCGGTGGACAAAATAAAACGGTTACCGGCGGTGCTGACAGGAAATATGTAGCCCCGGGGTTTGTGGAAACATCCAGAGATATACAGCTACTGGCCCGGGTTATTGAAGGCGAAGCGGCCAATGAACCGTATTATGGCAAGCTGGCGGTAGGTGCTGTAATTTTGAACAGGGTTAAAAGTTCCGCCTTTCCCAATACCCTGTCAGGGGTCGTTTATCAACCCCATGCGTTTGAATCAGTAACCAACGGCCAATATGCCAGGCCGCTTACTAATGAGTCACTGCGGGCGGCCAGCCAGGCTATGGCGGGTATGGATCCCACAGGGGGTGCAACGTTCTTTTGGAATCCATCCAAGAGGGTCAGCCCCTGGATCTGGACCAGAAACATTATCACCAGTATTGGCCGCCATATTTTCGCCCGCTAA
- a CDS encoding cobyrinate a,c-diamide synthase gives MRHYNIPRVVIAAPHGRSGKTTATIGLLSALKSAGYRVQSYKKGPDFIDPSWMTRITGRPCRNLDSFLMERGMIQASFVRSALDVDIAVVEGAMGLFDGVDLEGSGSTAEIAKAIDAPVLLVVDATRMTRSVAAMVSGYQHFDPDVQVAGVILNKVARPRHEQMLRAAIERYCGIPVLGVIPKGENFHIPDRHLGLIPAAEDDNLAEAVDGAGNTAGSFLDLPGIIRLARQASPLALETSPGDAPVMRATGLQELKPAVPRARVAVFLDRAFTFYYPENLEALVAAGAELVPVNALSDTKMPEVDAAYIGGGFPEMFAAEISANVRLLSDLRQCIEAGLPVYAECGGLMFLGRSIDWRGAKHAMTGALPYDVTMLDKPQGHGYITLQVENSSPYFTAGESIRGHEFHNSRVENLAEDQIKFAFRVSKGHGINGQYDGVLYKNVLACYTHLHALATKDWAPRLVTAGEKYSAIR, from the coding sequence ATGAGGCATTATAATATACCCCGGGTGGTTATAGCCGCGCCCCACGGGCGGTCGGGCAAAACCACGGCCACCATAGGGTTGCTTTCGGCATTGAAATCAGCCGGATATCGTGTACAATCATATAAAAAAGGGCCTGATTTTATTGATCCCAGCTGGATGACCAGGATTACCGGGCGTCCTTGCCGGAATCTGGATAGCTTTTTGATGGAGCGGGGGATGATACAGGCCTCGTTTGTGCGCAGCGCCCTCGATGTTGATATAGCCGTGGTGGAGGGCGCCATGGGTCTTTTTGACGGCGTGGATCTGGAGGGCAGTGGCAGTACGGCTGAAATTGCCAAAGCTATTGATGCGCCGGTGCTGCTGGTGGTGGATGCCACACGGATGACCCGCAGCGTAGCGGCCATGGTCTCGGGCTACCAGCATTTTGATCCTGACGTACAGGTGGCGGGAGTGATTCTGAACAAAGTGGCACGACCACGCCATGAGCAGATGCTCAGGGCAGCTATTGAGCGCTACTGTGGCATACCTGTACTTGGGGTTATTCCTAAAGGGGAGAATTTCCACATTCCTGATCGGCATCTGGGTCTTATTCCAGCTGCCGAAGATGATAACCTTGCGGAGGCGGTGGATGGGGCCGGTAATACCGCTGGTTCATTCCTCGACTTGCCCGGCATAATACGGCTGGCCCGCCAGGCATCGCCGCTGGCACTGGAGACATCACCGGGCGATGCTCCAGTCATGCGGGCAACCGGTTTGCAAGAGTTAAAGCCAGCCGTGCCCCGTGCCAGGGTGGCTGTATTTCTGGACCGGGCGTTTACCTTTTATTATCCGGAAAATCTGGAGGCCCTGGTGGCTGCAGGTGCCGAACTGGTGCCGGTGAATGCTCTGTCGGATACGAAAATGCCCGAGGTGGATGCGGCCTACATTGGTGGAGGATTTCCCGAGATGTTTGCCGCTGAAATCAGTGCCAATGTGAGGCTGCTCAGTGATTTGCGCCAGTGTATTGAGGCGGGATTGCCGGTCTACGCAGAGTGCGGAGGTCTGATGTTTTTGGGTCGCAGTATTGACTGGCGGGGCGCAAAACACGCCATGACCGGCGCACTGCCTTATGACGTAACCATGCTGGATAAGCCCCAGGGACATGGTTACATTACCCTGCAGGTGGAAAATTCAAGTCCCTACTTTACTGCTGGGGAAAGCATACGGGGTCACGAGTTCCACAATTCCCGGGTGGAAAACCTGGCGGAGGATCAAATTAAATTTGCCTTTCGAGTTAGCAAAGGCCATGGTATCAACGGGCAATACGATGGTGTGCTGTATAAAAATGTACTGGCCTGTTACACACACCTGCACGCGCTGGCCACCAAAGATTGGGCACCAAGGTTGGTAACCGCTGGTGAAAAGTACAGCGCGATCAGGTAA
- a CDS encoding TusE/DsrC/DsvC family sulfur relay protein: protein MSAAIVVNGVEIELDEDGFMIDPDLWNEDAAMALAASEGILELTEDHWKVINYLRDYYKQYQIAPMVRKLCQDTGCNLKYIYELFPSGPAKGACKMAGLPKPTGCV, encoded by the coding sequence ATGTCTGCTGCCATTGTCGTAAACGGCGTGGAAATTGAATTAGACGAGGACGGCTTCATGATTGATCCGGACTTGTGGAATGAAGATGCAGCCATGGCTTTGGCCGCCTCAGAGGGCATTTTAGAGTTGACTGAAGATCATTGGAAAGTGATAAATTACCTGCGTGATTATTATAAACAATATCAAATTGCACCTATGGTACGTAAGCTTTGCCAAGATACCGGTTGCAATTTAAAGTATATCTATGAGCTTTTCCCATCCGGCCCGGCCAAGGGAGCCTGTAAGATGGCTGGTCTGCCCAAGCCGACCGGATGTGTTTGA
- a CDS encoding (Fe-S)-binding protein, whose translation MPEYKGMVQPQRATPDDMRKIHIEPVPDELKPEKAIEFLDQIRKKFRSFVMAMESCTKCGQCAENCHTYLGTRDPNNIPTNRAELIRKIYKRYFTLEGRWFGKLVGAEDISLDIIEQWYSYFYQCSQCRRCAHVCPFGIDTCEVTFIGRQLLHWLGITPKLHASVGAAMERVGNHTNLPKPGIVDTLEFMSEEIMDEFGVEVEFPVDKPDSDIMYIPSSADFLLNPYTLMGAGMYFTYIGANWTIPSTVTEAGNFGLLFDQYWTQRGNVMRLLNAAQELGIKKIVWGECGHGWRAAKMYIPSLADRPIRWPITHIHDEVADMIRKNELKLDPSKNYKPVTLHDPCNYVRACGLNDNMRVLMRASVSDFREMTPHGMDNFCCGGGSAILFDDPEMYQRRILLSKKKAEQVRATGVGKDGDGILCAPCSICKAQLYPMVEEHELGVEVKGLIDLVGKALVWK comes from the coding sequence ATGCCGGAATATAAAGGTATGGTGCAGCCGCAACGGGCAACACCGGACGATATGCGTAAAATTCACATTGAGCCGGTGCCCGATGAGTTAAAACCGGAAAAAGCAATTGAATTTTTAGACCAAATTCGCAAAAAATTCCGTTCCTTTGTCATGGCCATGGAATCCTGCACCAAGTGTGGCCAGTGTGCGGAAAACTGTCACACCTATCTTGGCACCAGGGACCCCAACAATATCCCCACCAACCGGGCTGAGTTGATTCGCAAGATTTATAAGCGTTACTTTACCCTGGAGGGGCGTTGGTTTGGTAAACTGGTAGGTGCTGAGGATATCAGCCTGGATATCATTGAACAATGGTATTCTTATTTCTATCAGTGCAGCCAGTGCCGTCGTTGTGCCCATGTGTGCCCTTTTGGTATTGACACTTGCGAGGTAACCTTTATTGGTCGTCAGCTGTTGCACTGGCTGGGTATTACCCCTAAACTGCATGCCAGCGTGGGTGCCGCCATGGAGCGGGTGGGTAACCATACCAATTTACCCAAGCCAGGCATTGTGGATACACTGGAATTTATGTCCGAAGAAATTATGGACGAGTTTGGCGTGGAAGTAGAGTTCCCCGTTGATAAGCCTGACTCCGATATTATGTATATTCCTTCGTCAGCGGACTTTTTGCTAAACCCCTACACCCTGATGGGCGCGGGCATGTACTTTACCTATATCGGTGCCAATTGGACTATTCCCAGTACCGTCACCGAGGCCGGCAACTTTGGTCTTTTATTTGACCAGTACTGGACTCAGCGTGGTAATGTAATGCGCCTCTTAAACGCTGCTCAGGAACTGGGAATTAAGAAAATTGTCTGGGGCGAATGTGGACACGGCTGGCGGGCAGCTAAAATGTACATCCCGTCCCTGGCTGACCGGCCGATACGCTGGCCCATCACCCATATCCATGATGAAGTGGCGGATATGATTCGCAAAAACGAGTTGAAGCTGGATCCAAGCAAGAACTATAAGCCTGTCACGCTGCATGACCCCTGTAACTATGTGCGGGCCTGTGGACTGAATGATAATATGCGAGTGCTGATGCGTGCTTCCGTATCCGATTTCCGGGAAATGACTCCGCACGGTATGGATAACTTCTGCTGTGGTGGTGGTTCAGCCATTTTGTTTGACGACCCGGAAATGTACCAACGCCGTATTCTGCTCAGCAAGAAAAAGGCCGAACAGGTAAGGGCCACCGGCGTTGGTAAAGACGGCGACGGTATCCTTTGTGCGCCTTGTTCCATTTGTAAAGCCCAGCTGTATCCCATGGTCGAAGAGCATGAGCTGGGTGTGGAAGTTAAAGGATTAATTGACCTGGTTGGCAAGGCGTTGGTCTGGAAATAA